accgctcacatttgaggaaaaactatttaagtctgaggaacagatagggagaaaggacggatgcacatgtcaggaggatagaaaggctataatgaaattttgttgttccatttttattggattctgtctcggtttggtttggtgttatcttgctgggttgtattatagaaatacgggatcagcaattagtaaaaaacaaaccaaaagagtgttaagtaaattgttagagcaaggaagcttcccagtaaaatcaagagcagtcagggcatacgttgatataatacaaaaatatagcccatggctttttaaggaggagttgttagatatatcacaatggaaacatcatggtgaggatttaaaaagaatagaaaagaaaagcccagggactctgccagttggcacattgccagtGTGGACGCTCGTATCTGGCTTGCTTAGtcgaaagccttcagttcagacaaaggtagaggaaggaagtttagagcagcaaaagccatcaggggaaaagttacaacaggagactgttaataacatctttctattagagagtgaaagtctccaaccaacagcaccacctctacaggagactgctactaacagcattctatcaccagagggcataagtgtccaatcaacagcaccacctccatatgctaggaggctcccaacccccgaagttgatagttgggatcctgagacaggatctcaagtatgccctgtatttgaggtaggagggcagcgaattcaccagggtttattttacaaaacagtgaaggagctaaaagaggctgtaacaacctatggtcctcaagcacccttcactgtaagcttgatcgaatccattaccaacttaaacatgacgccagcagattgggctaatatgtgtaaagctgtgctaactggaggacaatacctgttatggaaggttgctaatgaggaattttgcaaggagaccgctatgggaaatgcagcagctggttatcctcagagaaatctagatatgttgttaggaaagggaccttatgaggatcggcagcaacaacttgcatatgatcctggtgtatacgcacaaattgctgtagatgcacttaaggcatggaagactttacaaggacatggaggtttacaaggtcaattatctaagataatacaaggagctaatgaaccttatgctgaatttgtagataggcttattcaaacagctaccagagtttttgggaatacagaacaagcaatgccattaataaaacaactggcttatgaccaagcgaatcgttggtgcagagatatcattagaccatggaaacaggaagatttaaacaaatatattaaattgtgtagagacattaatgaacaagagcaagtcatggcagctgcagtaaaacaggctttagatgccagagacattaatgaacaagggcaaattgtggcagctgcagtaaaacaggctttagatgccagagacattaatgaacaagggcaaattgtggcagctgcagttaaacaggctttagatgccagagacattaatgaacaagggcaaattgtggcagctgcagtaaaacaggctttagatgccgggccaagaacatgctacaattgtcaacaagcaggacattttaaaaggaattgccccataggaggagggtttaacaatactaggtatcaaaggaatagaataccgggtatttgcccacgatgccgtagagggagacattgggctaatgaatgccgttctcaaaccaccatagagggtactccattatcaaaaaacgaacaaggacaaggtttttatccacaatatcatggacaaaggcatcgggctccgttgccaaaaaacggacagggggccccaatgctccggggccccaaaccacaaatatacggagctctggaggaacccagcaaccccagcaaccccatcagggtagtgcccagggcatcagatccctcttcagacagactagagggagcgcagggttggacatctgcacctccgccagagcagtactaactccagagatgggagttcaaatcattcccacaggggtgaaaggaacagtaggcttattattgggacgcagctcttctactctaaaaggacttttgataagtcctggggtaattgatcccgattatgaaggtgaaataaaaattatagccagttctccaaagggtatatcagtaatttcaccaggagatagaatagcacagttactaataataccaagcctacatgataaattttccagtcatgctgtagaaagaggttccaagggattaggctccacaggtgtagattgggctatgctttctttaaatttagattctcgccccatgctaaaactaaatattcaaggacatgaatttaatgggttactggatacaggtgcagaccttagcattatctctcgtcaagaatggccaaaacattggccattacaacaagccactcaaacgcttcgaggcctaggagtggcgaataatcccgataaaagtgcaatggtattagattggaaggatcctgaaggatgtgaaggaactatacagccatatgtattggatcatcttcctgtaaatttatggggacgagatgtcttagatcaattaggtttgacattaacaaataatatcaatcaaaatgcacccactattatggctagacaaggttttaggaaaggaaaaagattagaaaaacaagaacaaggtatagcagcaccaatacaaataaatcaaggaacagacagacatgggttggattttcacaaagggccactgagacaataaaaattacctggaaatcagaaagaccagtatgggttcctcagtggcccttgactaaagaaaagatacaagtagcccatgatctggtcaaacaacaattagtggaaggacatatacaaccttctgtatctccccataatactcccatttttgtcatcaaaaagaaatctggtaaatggagattattgcaagatttaagagccattaataatgaaatggtcattatgggacctgctcaatcggggattcctcagttgtctgctttgccaaaaacttggtatgttttagttatagatattaaagattgttttttttcaattccaattcatcctgaggatagtccacgttttgcatttactatccctgcactaaatcatgaaggtcctgatcagagatatgaatggaaagtactccctcaagggatggctaacagcccaactatgtgtcaaatttatgttaacaaagtaatccagccacttagaaatcaaaatcctgagctacaaatatttcactatatggatgatatattattagcacacaaagctaaaaacacattgctagaatgttatgccacacttacaaacttattaaaaaattataatctagagatagcaatagataaagtacaattaaattttccaattaattatttgggagttctattatcctcaactatggtccgtccaccaaaaattcaaatacgagtagatcaactcaaatcacttaacgactttcaaaagttattaggagacataaattggataaggctttatctaggtattccaacaggagaattgggacctttatttgatatcctaaaaggtccatcagatccaaattcaccccgaatgttgacgcctgaagcaagaaaggcattaaaaatcattgaaacatatatggaaaatatgcatttggatagaattgatataagtttgcctttattatttattgtactaccaacaaaaaatattcctacaggagtattttggcaagaaggtccattattatggatacatttatcttattctcctaacactattcttactaggtatcctgaggctgtaggacaattaatactcaaaggaataaaagcagcaaaggcagtgtttggaatttctcctaataaaattattactccatatactatgaatcaaattgatgaattagctaatgaattaaatacttgggcaataatcatgtgcaaatctaatgtttcatttgataaccacttaccatctaatcctttattgtctttttggtcattgcatcctgtaatttttccaaaaatgacaataaaaacacctatcatgaatgctccaaatatattcactgatgggtcaaataatggtacagcagcaatagttacacctgatcgaacttttacatttttagtacccaaacaatcagctcaaaaggtagagcttaatgcagtattacaaacttttgtgatgtttaaagattctgtatttaatttattttctgatagtcagtatatagttaatgctatagtatcccttgaagatgctggtaggatttccccttcctctactgttttctctttgttttccactatacaaagtttaatctgggacagaaaagatccattctttataggacatatcagggcacatacaggattgcctggagcccttagtttgggcaatgatttagcagataaaactacacatgacgtacatattttctctatactagaagaagctataaattttcataaaaggttccatgtcaatgctaatactttacaaaagcgttttaaaataactaaggagcaagctagacaaataataaaacaatgtcaaaattgtgtgacctttttaccacaagttaatcttggagtcaatcctagaggattgatacctaaccatatttggcagatggacgtcacacacttgccagaatttggaaaattaaaatatttgcatgttacagttgatacttcttctggatttttgatgggctcccttcatgccagagaaaaaactaaagatgttatagctcattgcttacaaaattttgccactgtgggcattccaaaacagttaaaaacagataatgcccctggttatacgtctacttcttttaaacaattttgttcatcatttggcattactcatataacaggaatcccatacaatccacagggacaaggcatagttgaaagagctcatcaaactattaaaatgtacttattaaagcaaaaagacggaattgggaaggggtatatattccccaaagataaacttaaaataaccctttttactctaaactttttaaatttggattcatcaggacttagtgctgcagaaaggcatatgtgtccaaaaaatgtacataagcccaaggtactttggaaagatattctaacaggacaatggaaaggtcctgacccagtaattgtctggagtcgggggtctgtttgtgtgtttccacaggaagaacagcagccgatttggattccagagagattaaccaaggtcctgacccagtgattgtctggagtcgggggcctgtttatatgtttccacaggaagaacagcatccgatttggattccgaagagattaactaaaatcctgacccagtgattgtctggagtcgggggtctgtttgtgtgtttccacagggagaacagcagccaatttggattccagagagattaactaaagggaattctacagaccaaaaagaagatgatttggctcatatcaataacagctgatatccaaaactccaatttggctatccttacatctgcgacagaaccaggatgcttttttcaatatctgttttattattgccctttcccatatcatgaagttctattttgttttttgagctcatacagacctaggttaatgttttgctgatcagttctatttgttttcttttttgactattgagtttttaaacattgcaatggagatttcacctgtaaaaagttataaggcctttactattatgttatgtgttgtatgtattatgtgtgtgcacacttgtgttttgtgttatatgtttgaatgtacgtatgtccatatatcatatatgatgagcgctcattaaaaaaaaactggatccaaaaattttttttattattcacgcgatttaaatggtttaatttaaattgggtaaataactgttaagaattattaacaaaaaaggaggttatcagatctgtttgtttactttcacctatccttttcattgtatttaataattcttttcaagataatgtaaattgttaagaaaattgttttcttttagtgccttctagaatgttatacaattattaatattaaccattattgccaaaattcctatcttcatcccagtgccggtgaagataatgtaaattgttaagaaaattgttttcttttagtgccttctggaatgttacacaatgttttaaaattgttttcttttagtgccttctggaatgttacacaatgttttctttagccattattgccagaatttctatcttcatcccagtgccagtgaagacaatgtaaattgttaagaaaattgttttcttttagtaccttctagaatgttacacaatgttttctttagccattatcttcatccctgtgccggtgaagacaaagataaaactaatctacagtttctgcaatagccatcactgaaccgcttacagaacttgcctaaactatgtgtcacttgtatgcattgtaaactcacttgtatgcattgtgaactatctgttggtgcagcgacttgtggtagtgttggagtatttttgctgatgatgtcatcggtggtacaatttttccaacaagagctgtcgattggcttggtatatcttcctcccttctgcttgtcatgatcgttcagctatttgggggccaacagaggtgaggcaaagaacctcacccccccgctggtacctctccacaggtgtggctgtataccggaccggtagtcaatgacgggtaagatccaattacaatggtaccaacctaagacaggaggctgacgccctgaggtcagctcatccgaagacgggtaaggaccatatgtagtattggacaacctaaggcaggcacggtccctaagccacatgcttgttgtttaaacagagagggggagatgttgagagccacagccaaaggggccccagcaaacttccagctgccggctgatgattggctcacagcggccccagcaacatctagctgattggctcctctgcggtgatgttcattgggctgtttccctgcccttcagactacggaactgctcattgggggacttctttggctccgcccacacgacccaggcaatcggcctcaagagcaggaggattgtgggaggtggtgtggtttgtgtggtgagaggcttgtggaagccggtggtggcagttgggctctgagggtttttcctgaggagctgttttgtttggtgtttgtagttttaaaaataaagtttgtttcttttgacaagtggctcctgaattgtgcccagccagactgcggcagaaacctccatcacagctttgcaggaatctttaacctctctctctgaagttgttttacagaacaggcgAGGGTTGGACCTCCTCTTCATGAGAGAAGAGGGCCTTTGTGCTGCATTGAgggaaaaatgttgtttttatgccgACCATACTGGAGTTGTAAAAGAATCTATGAGTAAACTAAGAAGACGCCTTAAAGAGAGTCAACAAGAGAGAGAGGCCCAAAAAGGGTGATATGAGTCTTAGTTCACACAGTCCCCCTGGTTAACTACGCTTTTATCAGCCCTGGCCAGTcctttaataattcttatattgttgctaacTCTAGGATCCTGATTGCTTAACGgtgtagtttcctttctccaagccCAAATTGGACAAGTcaaacttatggtaatcagacaacaatataccccacTAGCAGACATAAAACGTTACACCCcccaatgatcacttttatgattaaaagtagccagaagaagaagtggaaaatgaaaggttaataaaataggtacttgtcactccgtttttctatatgcttaacaaaacactgttgaaatcttaagaactgtttgctaatcttgctcttagaatgtgctgtccccaactgtgaactgtttgttaatcttgttcccagaatgagctgtccccaactgccaaactacaaaatgtaacttctctccctgccctctccaaggaaaatatataagctctgcttaagctgttctcagggctctatctctctttgctatagagagctctgggccctagcatgctggtctccaaataaaccctcccttctgctgttgcataagacagtctcttatggtctcttcctctgacgttTCGCCAGACCCTTACAAGGCATAGAGAGATGGCCTCAGAGAGGCTAAAGATTTTTCCCAAATCCTTTTGTAGCATGTATTAAACTGAATTGTGTCATcctaaaatttatgtatttagacacagggcctttaaaaagaaaatttagttagtttattaaaatatttattttttagttgtagttggatacatttattttatttatttattgttatgtgtggtgaggatcgaacccagggcctcacatgtgctaggtgagccctctactgctaagacacaaccccagcctgagtttgttttgagacagtatctcactaaattgctgaggtcagCCTCatatttgcaatcctcctgcctcagcctcctgagtcactgggattaaagctCTGTGCcacaggctgctctgaggaaatTGCTTAAATGATGTCACAAGGGTTGGCCCCTGATCCAACAGGGACATTATCCCCATAAGGAGACAGCAGAAGTGTGCATGCACAAAGAAAAGTCCACATGACAAAGGAAGGATTTAGATATAGGACTGTTGATTCTAGCTGCAGGCAATGGTCTAAAACACAGGGGCACCTTGGAACAGTGACTGGAGCATCCAGTCAAGTGATGCTTAGAAAGTCTGGGATCCCATGAATCATAACAGCTATATTCTACACTGCGTtccaaggaagagagagaaaaagagttcACAATAAAATTGGGTTGGAAACACCAGGTAGAGCAAACTTAGAGAGTCTGCATTACTGTGGGGGGATTTCTTGAAGACTTTAAGAGCTCCACAAATGTCCAAGCGGAGAGATGGCACGTGATATTTCTCAAACTTATACTTTTCATCTGTAAGGCATGATCCTTCCTTGGATCACTTTTTCAGAGCTGATGAACAAAGGGAACCTGGCTCCCTGAAGGGCATATTCCTAGTGTTCTGGAGGATGTGAGCCAGGACTTGTTCTACTCCTGTGGAAACTGTGGTACCCCACGGAGGGGCTACAGTGTGGTGGGCACAAAGTGGGTGGCTGTTATGGAGCGTTTGTGTGTTGATTAGGTGTTAATGGAGTCATAGTTGAGTCATGAGATGTTCCCATCATGGGACTAGTGTCCTTCTAAGAGGAGGAGGATATCTCAGTATTCCCCTCCCACGTGAGGTCACAGAGAGGCACCATCTGCAAGACAGGAAGGGGCCTGGGTAAGCTAATCAACCTTGATCTTGGAGTTGCCAtttccagagctgtgagaaataagtctattaagtcacccagtctctagtggtggatttttttgtttttatggcagACTGAATGAAAGCTGTGGCTCTGGACCTTGAACTGTGTGATCTCAAACAAATTCCTTAACCTCTCCAGACTTCAGTTCTCTCATTCATaaagtaaagataaaaagaacaaGTACCTAGCTCCATGGGTTGTTCTGCAGATTATATGCAAGAACTATGGCAAGCACCGGGTTGGGGTGAGCGCTCAGTGCAGAGCGAGCACCCAGTGAGGGCTGAGCACGCCGCTCAGGGTGAATGCCTGGTGCAGGGAGGGCAGGTGAGCACCCAGCACTGGTCAGTTCATGTTAACTATCTCAAGGGGAAGCAGCTGGCTATGATGTGGTTACCCCCCTCCACGGACAGCACTCAGTAATTTCAGACAGATGAGCATAAAGGAAGGCCAGAAACATCTGCTATTCTTTTCAATTTCACTCTCAGGAATCATCAGCTCCCTTGTGCCAGAAGCAAAGGTATacctctgctcccctggggcagACGGGcactcacctccctccctccctccctgtgtaAGTGGATGCATCAGTCCAACTGAGCAAGCTCTGAGAGGCCACCTTCATAATGAGATGCTATTTACAGTAAAACACCCTTCACTGGGCCTGGGGTGTACTCAAcaatggagtgcttgcctagcccaaGACCCcaagtttgatccccaacaccgcaggaaaagacaaaaaaacaaagaacacaaaaacaaaacaaacaaacaaacctttaCTGCCAAATAAAGATGACACAGAAATAGCAAAGAGCTTTATTTTCCTATTGCTGTCCAGCTTCATGTAGCTATCAACAACCTGAGGGAATGTTTCTCTACGTCCTTTGGTTCCTGAATTGTTGATGCATCAACAGTCACAAACACTTCAACTTAAGGAGTAAACAAGTAGCTTTAGCTTCTCTTTAAAGGCCACTGGATCCCCGGGAGGGTGGCTGGCGTGCTGCCAGGCCCTGAGATCCTCACTGGGCGGGAGACGCCAGCAGGAGCTGGACCAGCACTTTTCTCCTGCAGCTCCATCCTCATCCCCAGGACCCTCCACAGACAACAGGGGAAGAAACTTCcattttcctgtttctcaaaACCAAAAGCCTTAAGATCGACCAAACTTTCCAAATCAGGACACTTGCCAAGCCTTGCTGGGAACATAGTCATGTCCCCCCCGACCCCGGCTGTCGGTTTTAGGGCTCCACCGTCTTTCTGGGTGCTCCCCTCACCTGTGAAGACTGCCTTCCTCAGGAAGAATCAACAGAACTAGAAAACCTACCCCTATGAAAGCTGGGCCTCAGGCACAATCCAGAGACACGAACATAAACGGTACTGACACCTCACAGCCCAGGCTGTCCTCTGTGGCCACCCACAATCCCTGCCCACACCTTCCCTTCTGGACACACAGGCCCCATGGTCCTCAAGGACAAGTACCAAGAAGACCTCGAGCGCCTTAGGGGTGTTGGAGCTGCTGTGGCTCCTCAGAGGGCACCTGGGGCTGGCACTGCGGGCACCACCAGGTGAGCCTCTGGAACCCGCCTGGGGGCCCAAGGGGCTCCTTGAGGAGCTGGTGCCCAGCAGGACACTGCTCCTTCCGGTAGATCTGCGTGTGCTGTGGCTTGCCCTGGAACTTTCCCTGAAGCCAGCCCGTACTGAACTCCACCACGTGGTCCACCAGGGCCTCCCGGCGAGAAGCACTCAGGAGCGAGCCCAGAGAAAGGGGATGGATCCTGGCTCTGTACAAGGCTTCATTCTTAATGATGTTCCCTGAAACAAAGCAGGGAAAGGATGAGGAGGGACACGCAACAGGCCACAGTGAAACCACCCCAAAGGGAGCAGAGCTGGTGTGATGGCGGGGAGCACGAGCTCTGTCACACCGGGGCCTCCGGGGCAGGGCGGCAGGCTCCGCATCCAAAccctccctctgcaaaatgcatTTGGCCACACTCCCCCAAAGGCTGTTGGGAAGCAAAATGAAGTAACACATGTGGGTCCCACGTCACAGCCAAGAGGCTGCAAGAAGGGCCTGACACCTGACCGCCTGCACTGGAATCCCAGCTCGACCAGATCCTACCATATGGCCCTGCAGGTTCCTTGGCCTctaagtttcagtttcctcatctgtaaaacaggaatgGCTTTGCTGGTTTTTGTGAGCAGTCAGTGAGACTTCACCTAAGAACGCTGAGCTCAGTGGCTGGTAGAAACATGAACTGTTCCGATGCCTGTTCCGTGCAGAGTTAGGAGGTCTTATTCAATTATTTGTCTATTCCTGCCTCATTCTTtatgaagccagcctcaacccCTTCTTCCAGAATCAATGCCTCTCTTCAAAATATCCCCACAGTTTCTCTCTTTAACCCTACTGGGCCTTTATTATACCCCACCTCATCTCAGGGGAACTGGCCTGGTTTGCTGAGCCTTTTTAAACAATGGCTGTGTTAGGCTGAGAAGGCAAGCTTACCAGAGGCAGGTGTGCAGTAGGTTTGGGGGAATGGATGAATGAAGTGACTGCCCTTTCCTGTTAGTGAACAGAGGACTCCCAGCTGCCTGCAGATCCTGGCCCCGTGCCTCTCTGTGCCAGGATGGCACTAGGCAGCGGAGGACACCAGGGGCACAGGCACGGCCCCTGCCCTTCAGGAGGTCACGCCCTAATGCACCGTCAGGAAGCATAGGCTAAGAATCCAGTCAGGGTACAAATTCTGAAGCAGAAGTTAGAAAATGCTTCTCTAACCACCTCTTGTTTTGGGGGCAAAAGGTAgtaacagagattgaacccaggggcgcttaaccactgagccacatccccagccctcttttgtattttattttcagacagggtctcactaagctgcttagcgacttgctaaattgctgaatttaatcctccagcctcagccttctgagccactgggattacaggcgagcatcACATGCCCGGCTCTAATGACTAAATACTAACTTATGAAAGAAATGTAATGCTAAATTACCAATCATCCATTTTACATCCTGAGATTCTGTGTAATTTTAAAGACCAGGGAAGCTAAAGAGATAAAGTCATCACTTCAAGACCAACAGAACTGTCCTCAGGACTCGAGACTCCCAGATGAATGACTTTTCCATTGTACGACTCTGAGGGGCTCCCCCCGACCCGTCAGTCATACCTAACCCTGAGAAGTATCTCTGGTTCAACAGTGTATAGCACACAGGCTGAGCCTGGCCCAGAGCCTCCAAGGCTTGTCCTCGATGGAACTTTTCAGACAAGATGTCACAGGTAGGTTCAACCACAGGAGAAGGGCTCCAACACATCTGGCAATTATAAAATGCCAGGAAGCCACCACCACCAAAGTGTAGGACCAACCTGGAAGAAAGAACAAACCACATGCACATGAGCTTCCACTGTTTCAGGTCACACTACGCTGCCACTCTGACGAACCTGGGGAAAGCCAGGCCTTGAAGAGAAAATGGACGGCTCTGTCAGAGTCACAGACATCACAGAGCTAAATGGAGTTGTTAGAACAAAACAAACACGTGGGTTTATTTTTTCTGAGTATCTTCTGTTCACAGAAGAAAACCTGAAAAACAGAACAGCTCAAAGGTCAGGGGGTCTGACGACCTAGAACACAAAAAGGGGGCTCACCAGTAAAGAACACAGAGAAATGGCTACAGTGAGGCTCTACCTCCAGCCCCAGGCTAGATTTACCAAAAAGACCCAATCCCCTGAGCTGACAGGGACAGAGCACGAAGTTATAAATGCTGATAAAGAAATGATGGCAACCTCAAGGACAGCTAATCAGAGCAGAACTGCCTCCACATCTGAAGGGGA
This portion of the Urocitellus parryii isolate mUroPar1 chromosome 14, mUroPar1.hap1, whole genome shotgun sequence genome encodes:
- the Neil2 gene encoding endonuclease 8-like 2; amino-acid sequence: MPEGPSVRKFHHLISPFVGQQVVKTGGSSKKLYPATLQSLWLQDTQVHGKKLFLRFDPDEESGSPGSSPLPEPPQKGARKEETVAPEPALGPSRLKTSDESCLSVELDPSVPGADGPATGAPRWLQVSFGLFGSVWVNEFSRATKANKRGDWRDPMPRLVLHFGGGGFLAFYNCQMCWSPSPVVEPTCDILSEKFHRGQALEALGQAQPVCYTLLNQRYFSGLGNIIKNEALYRARIHPLSLGSLLSASRREALVDHVVEFSTGWLQGKFQGKPQHTQIYRKEQCPAGHQLLKEPLGPPGGFQRLTWWCPQCQPQVPSEEPQQLQHP